In a genomic window of Mycolicibacter heraklionensis:
- a CDS encoding LLM class F420-dependent oxidoreductase: MRFAFKTSPQNTTWADMLAVWRAADDIDVYESGWTFDHFYPIFSDPTGPCLEGWTTLTALAQATTRLRVGTLVTGIHYRHPAVLANMAAALDIISGGRLELGIGAGWNEEESGAYGIELGSISERFDRFEEACQVLIGLLSADTTTFSGTYYQLTDARNEPKGPQRPHPPICIGGSGEKRTLKITAKYAQHWNFVGGTAAEFARKRDVLAGHCADIGRDPKQITLSAHLRLQPDLDYGRLMEDAAALGAEGLDLAIVYLPAPYDPAVLEPLAEAIRESGLLARITN; encoded by the coding sequence ATGCGCTTCGCGTTCAAGACCTCACCGCAGAACACCACCTGGGCCGACATGCTGGCGGTCTGGCGAGCCGCGGACGATATCGACGTCTACGAGTCCGGCTGGACCTTCGACCACTTCTACCCGATCTTCTCCGACCCCACCGGGCCGTGCCTGGAGGGCTGGACCACCCTGACGGCGTTGGCCCAGGCGACCACCCGGTTGCGAGTGGGCACCTTGGTGACCGGGATCCACTATCGCCATCCCGCCGTGCTGGCCAACATGGCCGCCGCCCTCGACATCATCTCCGGCGGACGGTTGGAGCTGGGAATCGGCGCGGGCTGGAACGAAGAGGAGTCGGGCGCCTACGGAATCGAGTTGGGCAGCATCTCCGAGCGCTTCGACCGCTTCGAGGAGGCCTGCCAGGTCCTCATCGGCCTGTTGAGCGCGGACACCACCACCTTTTCCGGCACCTATTACCAACTGACCGACGCCCGCAACGAGCCCAAGGGGCCGCAGCGCCCACACCCGCCGATCTGCATCGGCGGCAGCGGCGAGAAGCGCACCCTGAAGATCACGGCGAAATACGCCCAGCACTGGAACTTCGTCGGCGGCACTGCCGCCGAGTTCGCCCGCAAGCGCGACGTGTTGGCCGGCCATTGCGCCGATATCGGACGCGACCCGAAGCAGATCACCTTGTCGGCGCACCTGCGGTTGCAGCCGGATCTCGATTACGGCCGGTTGATGGAGGACGCCGCAGCCCTGGGCGCCGAGGGCTTGGACCTGGCGATCGTCTACCTGCCGGCGCCCTACGACCCGGCGGTGCTGGAACCGTTGGCCGAAGCGATCCGCGAGTCCGGCCTGCTGGCGCGGATTACGAACTGA